From Capra hircus breed San Clemente chromosome 1, ASM170441v1, whole genome shotgun sequence, the proteins below share one genomic window:
- the P2RY13 gene encoding P2Y purinoceptor 13 produces the protein MTLETTNVTGMKGFNGSERCPRDLKTAQLVFPAIYTIVFFMGILLNALALWVFIHIPSSSTFVVYLKNTLVADLIMTLTLPFKILSDARLGPWQLRAFVCRFSAVIFYDTMYVGITLLGLIAFDRFLKIIRPFGKFFVQKPAFAKGVSTLIWLFLFLLSLPNMILSNKEATPSSVKKCASLKGPLGLKWHAAVNYISQFIFWTVFVLMLLFYTVIAKKVYDSYRKSKSKDSKNNKRLEGKVFVVVAVFFVCFAPFHFSRIPYTHSQTNSKTDCRLQNQLFLAKEATLFLAATNICMDPLIYILLCKRFTERLPCMKGRQTATFTQENHTSQSDNITLG, from the coding sequence ATGACACTGGAAACCACGAATGTGACAGGGATGAAGGGCTTCAACGGGTCTGAGCGGTGCCCCCGAGACCTGAAGACGGCACAGCTGGTGTTCCCGGCCATCTACACTATTGTTTTCTTCATGGGCATCCTGCTGAATGCTTTGGCCCTGTGGGTGTTCATTCATATTCCCAGCTCCTCCACCTTCGTTGTATACCTCAAAAACACTTTGGTAGCTGACTTGATAATGACGCTCACGCTTCCATTTAAAATCCTCTCCGACGCTCGTCTCGGACCCTGGCAGCTCAGAGCCTTCGTGTGTCGTTTCTCTGCCGTTATCTTTTATGACACCATGTACGTGGGCATTACACTGCTGGGGCTCATAGCCTTTGACAGGTTCCTCAAGATCATCAGACCTTTCGGAAAATTCTTCGTACAGAAACCTGCTTTTGCAAAAGGGGTCTCAACCCTCATCTGGCTCTTTTTGTTCCTCCTCTCGCTGCCAAACATGATCTTGAGCAACAAGGAAGCAACACCATCTTCTGTGAAAAAGTGTGCCTCCTTAAAGGGTCCTCTGGGGCTGAAATGGCATGCAGCAGTGAATTACATTTCCCAGTTCATCTTCTGGACTGTTTTTGTCCTAATGCTTCTCTTCTATACGGTTATTGCAAAAAAGGTGTATGATTCTTACAGAAAGTCCAAGAGTAAGGACAGCAAGAACAACAAAAGGCTAGAAGGTAAAGTGTTTGTTGTCGTGGctgttttctttgtgtgttttgctCCGTTTCATTTCTCCAGAATCCCATATACTCACAGTCAAACCAACAGTAAGACTGATTGCCGACTGCAAAATCAACTGTTTCTAGCTAAAGAAGCAACTCTCTTTTTGGCAGCAACTAACATTTGCATGGATCCCTTAATATATATACTCTTATGTAAAAGATTCACAGAGAGGCTACCGTGCATGAAAGGGAGGCAGACTGCAACATTCACTCAGGAAAATCATACGAGTCAGTCGGACAATATAACCCTAGGCTGA